A portion of the Acidobacteriaceae bacterium genome contains these proteins:
- a CDS encoding glycosyltransferase family 2 protein — protein sequence MTVQDVYGIVIAYHPDESVIENLAALKPQVAQIVVVDNGSNEQELALLRAHAPGNFELIENGANLGIATALNVGLRFAAGHEYSLLFDQDSTVTPGFVETMVNSFAGSAYGERLALMVPRYVDKRDGAILPPFVGEDGTLNGAMTSGTLLRTALTDRVGWFADEYFIDAVDYEYSLRVRSAGMVILECPEAVLMHAPGTPTLHKHIFKQGHFQAANYSPVRRYYQERNKILMLKRHWRNHLKFCLGQIYLSLKELVKIVVYEPHEGKLKKLRYFARGWMDGLSGRSGPYPAVK from the coding sequence GTGACAGTACAGGATGTTTACGGCATAGTGATTGCGTACCACCCCGATGAGAGTGTGATCGAAAATCTGGCTGCGCTAAAGCCCCAGGTCGCGCAGATCGTAGTCGTGGATAACGGCTCGAATGAGCAGGAATTAGCTCTGCTTCGAGCCCATGCCCCGGGTAACTTTGAACTTATCGAAAACGGAGCGAATCTTGGGATCGCCACAGCCTTGAATGTGGGGCTGCGTTTTGCCGCTGGGCATGAATACTCTTTGCTCTTCGATCAGGACAGTACCGTTACCCCAGGCTTCGTTGAGACGATGGTGAACTCGTTTGCAGGCAGCGCCTACGGCGAGCGGCTGGCGTTGATGGTTCCGCGTTACGTGGACAAACGGGACGGTGCGATCCTGCCGCCGTTCGTCGGGGAAGACGGCACGTTGAACGGTGCCATGACCAGCGGAACCCTGTTGCGGACAGCATTGACTGATCGCGTCGGGTGGTTTGCCGACGAGTACTTTATCGATGCTGTGGACTACGAATACAGTTTGCGAGTGCGTTCTGCGGGCATGGTGATTCTTGAGTGCCCCGAGGCTGTGCTCATGCATGCGCCTGGCACGCCGACTCTGCACAAACACATCTTCAAGCAGGGGCATTTCCAGGCGGCCAACTATAGCCCCGTACGCCGTTACTACCAGGAACGCAACAAGATCCTGATGCTCAAACGGCATTGGCGGAACCATCTGAAGTTCTGTCTCGGACAGATTTACCTCAGCCTGAAAGAGCTGGTGAAGATTGTCGTCTACGAGCCGCATGAAGGTAAGTTGAAGAAGCTAAGGTACTTCGCGCGTGGATGGATGGATGGTTTGAGCGGACGCTCCGGGCCGTATCCTGCGGTGAAATAA
- a CDS encoding oligosaccharide flippase family protein has translation MLHGGASGLIAKLFAVLMSAVSLPLTVRYLGKLEYGLWVTISTTVVMLAVLDLGIANTLTTQIAMTNAEDDQPRAKAYFASAFWSTTGICAILAFVFYGVWSLINWGHLLHVTDPVLVSHTRGAVLAAGLFFFASMPLTLANRVLCGYQEVHLSNYFGIFSNFLNLVAVIGGILMHANLLQLILCYCGAGMIGNLVLNAWLLFYHRPYLKPNPRLMSTRIARELFKQGTLFFLLQLTGLVVFNSDNLIITHYLGPDQVTPYSIAWRLISYASMLQSIMIPSFWPAFTEAYFKGDIEWVRKTHSELVRKTLLAVSAVALCMALFGRTLIYYWAGPAAVPSHALMWAMAGWAVLVSATTNQALLLTAVNRLGVEAGAAIVSAVANLVFSIFLVQRVGAIGAVIGTSLSFLIFMVAPQEWEVRRVLSGRFLPKRNGQEMKEIAEDVLSGTSV, from the coding sequence ATGTTGCATGGAGGCGCGTCCGGCCTCATTGCCAAGCTCTTCGCAGTCCTGATGAGTGCTGTCTCCTTGCCCCTCACCGTACGCTACCTCGGCAAGCTCGAGTACGGCCTGTGGGTTACGATCTCGACCACTGTGGTCATGCTCGCCGTGCTTGACCTTGGCATCGCGAACACACTCACCACACAGATCGCGATGACCAATGCAGAGGACGACCAGCCACGCGCCAAGGCTTACTTCGCCTCGGCCTTCTGGTCCACGACCGGCATCTGCGCCATCCTTGCGTTCGTCTTCTACGGTGTGTGGAGCCTGATTAACTGGGGCCACCTGCTTCATGTGACGGACCCCGTACTCGTTTCACACACGCGCGGCGCGGTGCTCGCGGCAGGGCTTTTCTTCTTCGCCTCCATGCCGCTCACCCTGGCGAACCGTGTTCTCTGCGGCTATCAGGAAGTACATCTCTCAAACTACTTCGGCATCTTCTCCAACTTCCTGAATCTGGTCGCGGTCATTGGCGGCATCCTGATGCACGCCAACCTGCTGCAGCTCATCCTCTGCTACTGCGGCGCGGGGATGATCGGCAACCTTGTCCTCAATGCGTGGCTGCTTTTTTACCACCGCCCCTATCTGAAGCCGAACCCCCGCCTCATGAGCACCAGAATCGCTCGTGAACTCTTCAAGCAAGGCACGCTCTTCTTTCTGCTGCAGCTTACCGGGCTCGTCGTCTTCAACTCCGACAACCTCATCATCACGCACTACCTTGGACCGGACCAGGTAACGCCTTACAGCATCGCATGGAGGCTGATCTCCTACGCCTCGATGCTGCAGAGCATTATGATTCCGTCCTTCTGGCCAGCCTTCACCGAAGCGTACTTCAAGGGTGACATCGAATGGGTACGCAAGACCCACTCTGAACTCGTCCGCAAAACCTTGCTCGCTGTTAGTGCTGTTGCGCTCTGCATGGCGCTTTTCGGACGTACCCTGATCTACTACTGGGCGGGCCCTGCGGCAGTTCCCTCCCATGCACTCATGTGGGCCATGGCAGGATGGGCTGTACTCGTTTCCGCCACCACGAATCAGGCGCTGCTGCTCACCGCCGTCAACCGCCTCGGCGTTGAGGCAGGTGCTGCGATCGTCTCGGCTGTCGCAAACCTGGTCTTCTCCATATTCCTTGTCCAGCGCGTTGGAGCGATTGGAGCCGTGATCGGCACCTCGCTCTCCTTCCTGATCTTCATGGTCGCTCCGCAGGAGTGGGAGGTGCGCCGCGTGCTCAGTGGACGCTTCCTGCCGAAACGAAACGGACAAGAGATGAAAGAGATCGCCGAAGACGTCCTTTCCGGAACATCAGTATGA
- a CDS encoding glycosyltransferase family 2 protein has translation MSGVLAVLVLYNTHLGESPAFLALQHFRESHPLPLFVADNSAQAQPLPPDFHGIYQHDGQNAGLAARYNDALARAKEQNAEWLMLLDQDTQLTVEYLAEALAVPARYATQPEVVAVVPHLVSRGRILSPHHPPFPDHPLTTDPASVGPLHPAFWTFNSGALLRVAALEAIGGFPREYWLDYLDHATMYRLKQNGGTVAAMPVSLEHDLHSDAPINAINDARDHSHVQAQARFYRDFATPTERQRFRRWMLREAANRLKHGMLRASVRRLRTALGQIP, from the coding sequence ATGAGCGGCGTACTCGCAGTGCTCGTGCTGTACAACACGCATCTGGGCGAGAGCCCGGCGTTTCTGGCGTTACAGCACTTCCGCGAAAGTCACCCGCTTCCTCTCTTCGTCGCCGATAACTCTGCACAGGCACAGCCGTTACCGCCAGACTTCCATGGCATCTATCAGCACGACGGGCAAAACGCCGGCCTCGCCGCGCGTTACAACGATGCGCTCGCACGGGCGAAGGAACAGAACGCCGAGTGGCTGATGCTGCTAGATCAAGACACCCAACTCACTGTGGAGTATCTCGCCGAGGCGCTTGCCGTTCCTGCTCGCTACGCCACGCAGCCTGAGGTCGTCGCGGTCGTCCCGCATCTCGTCAGCCGCGGTCGCATCCTCTCTCCGCATCACCCGCCGTTCCCTGATCACCCACTCACGACAGATCCGGCCTCAGTCGGTCCGCTCCATCCTGCGTTCTGGACCTTCAACTCAGGCGCGCTGCTGCGCGTTGCCGCGCTCGAAGCCATCGGAGGGTTCCCGCGAGAGTACTGGCTTGACTATCTTGACCACGCAACGATGTACAGACTGAAACAGAACGGTGGCACCGTCGCTGCCATGCCTGTTTCTCTGGAGCACGATCTCCACTCAGATGCCCCGATCAACGCAATCAATGACGCGCGCGATCACAGCCATGTACAGGCCCAGGCGCGCTTCTACCGCGACTTCGCCACCCCCACAGAACGCCAACGCTTCCGCCGCTGGATGCTGCGAGAAGCGGCCAACCGCCTAAAGCATGGAATGCTGCGCGCCTCCGTACGCCGCCTGCGCACGGCCCTTGGACAAATCCCATGA
- a CDS encoding glycosyltransferase family 2 protein codes for MNPTPSAETPLIQVLLATYNGARFLREQIDSVLAQSYPAVELLLRDDGSRDGTQAILEEYAANHPGRIRVLPNDGSTGHAKTNFLRLLQASTAPYVAFCDQDDEWLPNKLELEMAAMRGLEAEHGTQTPLLVFTDLRVVDEHLKTIAESFWKHQLLAEETIDHFERILAQNVVTGCTELMNDALRSLVLRMPEEAHMHDWWSALCVSSMGHAALVRQPTVQYRQHENNVLGALRNKPVTGIPIWRNHGKRKERWEMSLHQAEAMLRVYPHELPSAAVRKLKAMLRCEQSPNRFVRVFTFVTNRFFAKGYRGNFATAWYLWDLDEARRQQKN; via the coding sequence ATGAACCCCACACCCTCTGCGGAAACGCCACTCATCCAGGTACTCCTCGCTACCTACAATGGAGCTCGCTTCCTTCGCGAACAGATCGACTCCGTCCTCGCCCAGAGCTATCCCGCTGTTGAACTCCTGCTACGCGATGACGGCTCTCGTGATGGAACCCAGGCCATCCTTGAGGAGTACGCAGCAAACCATCCCGGTCGCATTCGCGTACTGCCGAACGATGGATCAACCGGGCATGCGAAGACAAATTTTCTGCGTTTACTGCAGGCATCCACTGCGCCCTACGTCGCCTTCTGCGATCAGGACGACGAGTGGCTTCCCAACAAACTCGAGCTTGAAATGGCTGCCATGCGCGGACTCGAAGCGGAGCATGGCACACAGACACCCTTACTCGTCTTCACCGATCTTCGCGTGGTCGACGAACACCTGAAGACAATTGCCGAGAGCTTCTGGAAGCATCAGCTTCTTGCAGAAGAAACCATTGACCACTTCGAGCGCATTCTCGCGCAGAACGTTGTGACCGGCTGTACCGAGCTAATGAACGACGCGCTACGCAGCCTTGTCCTCCGCATGCCCGAAGAAGCACACATGCATGACTGGTGGTCGGCCCTCTGCGTAAGCTCGATGGGCCACGCCGCGCTTGTGCGCCAACCAACCGTGCAGTACAGACAGCATGAGAACAATGTACTTGGTGCCTTACGGAACAAGCCTGTCACCGGCATTCCGATCTGGCGCAACCACGGCAAACGCAAAGAACGCTGGGAGATGAGCCTGCATCAGGCCGAAGCGATGCTGCGCGTATATCCGCATGAATTGCCATCTGCGGCTGTCCGCAAGCTCAAAGCCATGCTGCGCTGTGAGCAGAGCCCCAACCGCTTCGTGCGCGTATTCACCTTTGTCACGAACCGCTTTTTTGCCAAAGGCTATCGTGGAAACTTCGCCACAGCCTGGTATCTATGGGACCTCGACGAGGCCCGCAGACAGCAAAAAAACTAA
- a CDS encoding pseudouridine synthase, with protein MKPTTRPSTKPNDDEPRGERLQKILAQAGFASRRGAEQIILEGRVQLNGQTVTELGTRADLSRDHVRVDGKLLLGVEEHRYFMLNKPRGYVTTLDDPEGRPTVRKLLGQDAQKKRFGEHKEMPRLYPVGRLDYLSEGLLLMTNDGELANRLSKASAGVEKTYLVKVSGAPTEQVIDQLRRGIMIDRGRLNEVRSGRRDRVLTQPAKIEQVRGGENPWFEITLTEGRNRQLRKMFEEVGHHVEKIRRIAYGALTLDVPPGGFRELLPGEVQALERAAAGKKVERKKVKPEAAQLKKPVPPKRKSYKPAAKKAVAKKSPRSSR; from the coding sequence ATGAAGCCCACGACCCGGCCCTCCACCAAACCCAACGACGACGAACCGCGCGGCGAACGCTTGCAGAAGATCCTTGCCCAGGCCGGCTTTGCGTCGCGCCGTGGCGCTGAGCAGATCATCCTCGAGGGCCGCGTGCAGTTGAACGGCCAGACCGTCACCGAACTCGGCACCCGCGCTGATCTCTCGCGCGACCACGTCCGCGTCGACGGCAAGTTGCTTCTCGGTGTCGAAGAGCATCGCTACTTCATGCTCAACAAGCCTCGCGGCTACGTCACCACGCTTGACGATCCCGAAGGCCGCCCCACGGTGCGTAAGCTTCTCGGCCAGGACGCGCAGAAGAAGCGCTTTGGCGAGCACAAGGAGATGCCGCGCCTCTACCCCGTCGGCCGTCTCGATTACCTGAGCGAAGGCCTGCTGCTGATGACCAACGATGGCGAGCTGGCTAACCGGCTCTCCAAGGCTTCGGCTGGTGTGGAGAAGACGTACCTCGTCAAGGTTTCCGGTGCTCCCACCGAGCAGGTCATCGACCAGCTTCGTCGCGGCATCATGATCGATCGCGGCCGTTTGAACGAGGTTCGCAGCGGTCGGCGCGACCGTGTTCTCACGCAGCCTGCGAAGATCGAGCAAGTGCGTGGCGGCGAGAATCCGTGGTTTGAGATCACGCTTACGGAAGGCCGTAACCGTCAGCTTCGCAAGATGTTTGAAGAGGTCGGTCACCACGTGGAGAAGATCCGGCGCATCGCCTACGGCGCGCTGACGCTGGATGTGCCTCCGGGTGGCTTCCGTGAGCTTCTGCCGGGCGAAGTGCAGGCTCTGGAGCGCGCGGCTGCCGGTAAGAAGGTCGAGCGCAAGAAGGTGAAGCCGGAGGCGGCCCAGTTGAAGAAACCCGTTCCTCCCAAGCGCAAGTCGTATAAGCCTGCGGCCAAGAAGGCGGTCGCGAAGAAGAGCCCTCGCTCCAGCCGATAA
- a CDS encoding TonB-dependent receptor yields MNAQNSTKSMLRRIGIFGLTMAISAAGAMAQLAGKGGLTGHVVDSTGAAVPGAKVVVRSDSQGTTREMPATSAGDYTFSLDPGTYTLTVTFPGFKTYVQKNIKMDAMQTFSVDAKLETGDVTESVTVTDAPPVLESSNATLGTTIEQEQYSSLPLIQDGTGQRRATDFAALLPGVNGQVTNGNSTTNAGSVNGSGSRGAVSAIYIDGVPITSVAGEGDPRFVWSAFAVDSIDQFQVQTSGYSAIYEGQGVQNYNVKSGTNKIHGSVYDYYRDTGLDTWGFQKVNSPITGLPQKPSEHQHEYGLFLGFPVIKDKLFVFGGYEGYRFRRQVPYSSETIPVEAWRQGNFASMATNPALCNGSTTAVAGCLYDPTTTVYHPAVGNTAAYLSRSGFVNNVVPLRSAVAQKMQSFLPASNGLVDNNYVVNYKTGLNNWSASGRIDYDISTKQRLSVVLAWGRQATTAPAAVSTSAGQSSNGLPAPYISSQQFSPKTKVFLAEDTYTINSHLVNQFKFGFGRYDGPGYNQNTGGSYGASALGIQGLPSGQIADSFPTTTFTGNNTINRWAGYSSNRPVANGFVLVDNLQWTIGRHNFTFGGEDAWLQYNYLNNTTGSAPLALTFNSTATQGFTTTTTGLSTTGNAYASFLLGAVTTGTGTVSAVPETGGRYNPISGYVQDNWKVTDRLTLDLGVRYDYYPTYREVQDRFSFWTPTVTNSITGTPGAYVLGGFGNGRCNCHSPTQDFFKGFSPRLGFAYQATPTTLIRGSYGVMYTHGNANGGSAVSRQGTGTTGFSTTASTTFSNPNAAGVTGSTFWNLDQSFATASNYVAPSTNPNAASFANTYTYYSTGAAGISSGSPTYADPYYGSRAPQFINYSFGIQQQLGTSTALTITYVGSQGHFLTPDTLNGRGQFINQLDPKYLGLGSQLSNPATTASLAAAGVNTPYASFLGSQGSPTIGQALKPYAQYTGMSDAYGFVGNTSYNSLQVYATRRFVKGFTFMANYNWSKSIDNNGTFRSGYDIPAAYAEDGKFHAARSLDRSLSLADQRHKVVMTGSWDLPFGKGSLGGQNLVTRNILGGFKLSSIFSAYSGAPMSFTLNSANTNPSQAVAYSYRNPNYSGNGKLANRPALTSATLGKTQYLDPNAWTTTPNYRFAVSARTAPYSGLFQPGNYRWDLSLRREIKIPNRFASNARLTLEADYFNVTNHTHFVYSASNAVQATIGSSTYGTLQVDTNSAYNRAAQLAARFDF; encoded by the coding sequence ATGAACGCACAGAATTCCACGAAGAGCATGCTTCGCCGCATCGGCATCTTCGGCCTCACGATGGCAATCTCGGCAGCAGGCGCGATGGCGCAGCTCGCCGGCAAGGGTGGCCTCACCGGCCACGTTGTAGACTCCACAGGCGCAGCCGTTCCCGGTGCGAAGGTTGTTGTTCGGAGCGATTCGCAAGGCACAACGCGCGAAATGCCTGCAACCAGCGCGGGCGATTACACCTTTTCGCTTGATCCCGGAACGTACACGTTGACCGTGACTTTCCCCGGCTTCAAGACATACGTCCAGAAGAACATCAAGATGGACGCGATGCAGACCTTCTCGGTCGACGCGAAGCTTGAAACCGGCGATGTTACCGAATCGGTCACGGTTACCGATGCGCCGCCCGTTCTGGAAAGCTCGAACGCAACGCTCGGCACGACCATTGAGCAGGAACAATACTCCTCTCTGCCGCTCATTCAGGACGGTACCGGCCAGCGTCGTGCAACGGACTTTGCCGCACTGCTTCCTGGTGTGAACGGTCAAGTGACGAACGGCAACTCGACCACCAACGCAGGTTCGGTGAATGGTTCGGGTTCGCGTGGCGCGGTTTCGGCTATCTACATCGATGGCGTGCCGATTACCTCGGTTGCCGGCGAAGGCGATCCTCGCTTCGTCTGGAGCGCGTTCGCTGTAGACTCCATCGATCAGTTCCAGGTGCAGACCTCTGGCTACTCGGCCATTTACGAAGGTCAGGGCGTACAGAACTACAACGTCAAGTCCGGTACGAACAAGATTCACGGATCGGTCTATGACTACTACCGTGATACCGGTCTCGACACCTGGGGCTTCCAGAAGGTGAACAGCCCGATTACGGGTCTGCCGCAGAAGCCTAGCGAGCACCAGCACGAGTATGGTCTCTTCCTTGGCTTCCCCGTCATCAAGGACAAGCTTTTCGTCTTCGGTGGTTATGAAGGCTATCGCTTCCGCCGCCAGGTGCCGTACTCGAGCGAGACGATTCCTGTAGAAGCATGGCGTCAGGGTAATTTCGCCAGCATGGCCACCAATCCTGCGCTTTGCAACGGATCAACAACAGCTGTAGCCGGTTGCCTCTATGACCCGACGACGACGGTCTATCACCCTGCAGTTGGCAATACCGCTGCCTACCTTTCGCGTTCCGGCTTCGTGAACAACGTAGTGCCGTTGCGTTCTGCTGTTGCCCAGAAGATGCAGTCGTTCCTTCCTGCTTCCAATGGCCTGGTCGATAACAACTACGTTGTGAACTACAAGACGGGCCTCAATAACTGGAGCGCGTCTGGCCGTATTGATTACGACATCAGCACCAAGCAGCGCCTTTCGGTAGTGCTCGCATGGGGCCGCCAGGCAACGACGGCACCTGCTGCTGTAAGCACCAGCGCCGGCCAGAGCTCGAATGGTCTGCCTGCGCCGTATATCTCGTCTCAGCAGTTCTCGCCGAAGACGAAGGTGTTCCTCGCAGAAGATACCTACACCATCAACTCGCACCTGGTGAACCAGTTCAAGTTTGGCTTTGGCCGTTATGACGGTCCCGGCTATAACCAGAACACGGGTGGATCCTATGGCGCATCGGCGCTGGGTATCCAGGGTCTGCCTTCAGGCCAGATTGCGGATAGCTTCCCAACGACCACGTTTACGGGTAACAACACGATCAACCGCTGGGCTGGTTATTCCTCTAACCGTCCTGTGGCGAACGGCTTCGTGCTGGTCGATAACCTGCAGTGGACGATCGGTCGCCACAACTTCACCTTCGGTGGTGAAGATGCATGGTTGCAGTACAACTACCTGAACAACACGACCGGATCGGCTCCTCTCGCGCTGACTTTCAACTCCACCGCAACGCAGGGTTTCACCACCACGACGACTGGCCTTTCGACCACGGGTAACGCGTATGCCAGCTTCCTGCTGGGCGCTGTGACTACGGGTACGGGAACCGTCTCGGCTGTGCCGGAAACCGGTGGCCGCTATAACCCCATCTCTGGTTATGTGCAGGACAACTGGAAGGTTACCGACAGGCTGACGCTGGATCTTGGCGTTCGTTATGACTATTACCCGACGTACCGCGAAGTGCAGGACCGCTTCTCGTTCTGGACGCCCACGGTTACCAACTCGATCACGGGCACTCCGGGCGCGTACGTTCTGGGTGGCTTTGGCAATGGCCGTTGCAACTGCCACAGCCCGACACAGGACTTCTTCAAGGGCTTCAGCCCGCGTCTTGGCTTCGCTTATCAGGCGACGCCGACCACGCTCATCCGTGGCAGCTATGGTGTGATGTACACGCATGGCAATGCAAACGGCGGCAGCGCTGTTTCCCGTCAGGGCACTGGCACCACTGGTTTCAGCACCACAGCAAGCACCACGTTCAGCAACCCGAACGCAGCTGGCGTAACCGGCTCGACGTTCTGGAACCTGGATCAGTCGTTCGCTACGGCATCGAACTACGTTGCTCCGTCAACGAACCCGAATGCAGCCAGCTTTGCCAACACCTACACCTATTATTCGACCGGAGCAGCAGGTATCTCTTCGGGTAGCCCAACGTATGCCGATCCCTACTACGGCAGCCGTGCACCGCAGTTCATCAACTACAGCTTCGGTATTCAGCAGCAATTGGGTACGTCCACCGCTCTGACGATCACCTATGTCGGTTCGCAGGGACACTTCCTGACGCCGGATACGCTGAACGGCCGCGGTCAGTTCATCAACCAGCTGGATCCGAAGTATCTTGGTCTCGGTTCGCAGCTTTCCAACCCGGCAACCACAGCTTCCTTGGCTGCTGCTGGCGTCAACACTCCCTATGCGAGCTTCCTTGGATCGCAGGGCAGCCCGACGATTGGTCAAGCGCTGAAGCCTTATGCACAGTACACAGGCATGAGCGACGCGTACGGTTTTGTCGGCAACACGAGCTACAACTCGCTGCAGGTGTACGCTACCCGCCGCTTTGTCAAAGGCTTTACCTTCATGGCCAACTACAACTGGTCGAAGTCGATTGATAACAACGGTACGTTCCGTTCCGGTTACGACATCCCTGCAGCCTACGCTGAGGACGGCAAGTTCCACGCCGCTCGCTCGTTGGATCGCAGCTTGTCGCTGGCCGATCAGCGCCACAAGGTTGTGATGACCGGATCGTGGGACCTGCCGTTCGGCAAGGGCTCTTTGGGTGGCCAAAACCTGGTGACGCGTAACATCCTGGGTGGCTTCAAGCTGTCGAGCATCTTCAGCGCATACTCTGGCGCTCCGATGTCCTTCACCTTGAACTCGGCCAACACGAACCCGTCGCAGGCTGTTGCGTACTCGTACCGTAACCCGAACTACTCGGGCAACGGTAAGCTTGCCAACCGCCCGGCACTGACCAGCGCGACCCTCGGAAAGACGCAGTATCTCGACCCGAACGCATGGACGACAACGCCTAACTATCGCTTTGCGGTTTCCGCTCGTACGGCTCCTTACTCGGGCCTCTTCCAGCCAGGTAACTACCGTTGGGACCTTAGCCTCCGTCGTGAGATCAAGATCCCGAACCGCTTTGCGAGCAATGCTCGTCTGACGCTCGAAGCCGATTACTTCAACGTCACCAACCACACCCACTTTGTGTACAGCGCGTCGAATGCCGTTCAGGCCACGATCGGATCGTCGACCTACGGCACGCTGCAGGTGGACACGAACTCTGCTTACAACCGCGCGGCGCAGCTTGCTGCTCGCTTCGACTTCTAA
- the scpB gene encoding SMC-Scp complex subunit ScpB yields MSLKAKIEAVIYASEEPVTLLQLVGLLGEEAQLELDAREAEQPTLDLGVADDAEPTEMDPEAMNAETIVESAEEEAADEPSAAMQEPEESPEETAAEEETSAAEPAEAEPMLEAATPEELEAAAADAAKASARNEKMIAAEVKARERSLRLYFREILDQLIKDYAIGDRGLEVREVAGGFRFATKPEYHDAVRGFVKSLKPPLKLSLQALEALAVISYKQPITAPEVSEIRGVESGGVIGSLITRKLVQTAGRKQVIGRPMLYKTSKEFLVRFGLRDINELPSIEEFEKMAGELNEAVQEEIQMEEAVERGHARAEAGPGSPSVDELNAPPAAEPQPDSVEDRLEDKGEPDGAHEEAETATAAAEAEPSAEEHDAQADGVPEETEQDEPAE; encoded by the coding sequence ATGAGTCTCAAAGCCAAGATCGAAGCGGTCATCTACGCATCAGAAGAACCGGTTACCCTGCTGCAGCTGGTTGGGTTGCTGGGTGAAGAAGCGCAGCTCGAACTCGACGCCCGCGAAGCGGAGCAGCCGACGCTTGACCTCGGCGTCGCTGACGACGCTGAGCCGACGGAGATGGATCCTGAGGCGATGAACGCCGAGACGATCGTCGAAAGCGCCGAAGAAGAGGCTGCTGACGAGCCGTCTGCCGCCATGCAGGAGCCGGAAGAGTCGCCTGAAGAGACCGCTGCTGAAGAAGAGACCTCTGCTGCAGAGCCTGCTGAGGCGGAGCCGATGCTTGAGGCCGCGACGCCGGAAGAGCTTGAGGCCGCCGCGGCTGACGCTGCCAAGGCCTCTGCGCGGAACGAGAAAATGATTGCGGCCGAGGTCAAGGCACGCGAGCGCAGCCTGCGCCTTTACTTCCGCGAGATTCTCGACCAGTTGATCAAGGATTACGCTATCGGCGATCGTGGGCTTGAAGTCCGCGAAGTCGCAGGCGGCTTCCGTTTTGCGACCAAGCCGGAGTATCACGACGCCGTTCGCGGCTTTGTGAAGTCGCTGAAACCGCCGTTGAAGCTGTCGCTGCAGGCGCTTGAAGCGCTCGCCGTCATCTCGTACAAACAGCCCATCACCGCGCCGGAAGTCTCGGAAATCCGCGGCGTCGAGTCTGGCGGCGTGATCGGCTCGCTGATTACGCGCAAGCTGGTGCAGACCGCTGGCCGCAAGCAGGTGATCGGCCGTCCCATGCTCTATAAGACGTCCAAAGAATTCCTTGTCCGCTTCGGCCTCAGGGATATCAACGAGCTTCCCAGTATTGAAGAGTTCGAAAAGATGGCCGGTGAGTTGAACGAAGCCGTACAGGAGGAGATCCAGATGGAAGAGGCTGTGGAACGCGGCCATGCCCGCGCAGAAGCTGGTCCGGGCTCCCCGAGCGTGGATGAACTCAACGCTCCGCCTGCGGCTGAACCGCAGCCCGACTCTGTCGAGGACCGCCTGGAAGATAAGGGCGAACCGGACGGAGCGCACGAAGAGGCTGAGACCGCAACGGCCGCTGCAGAAGCGGAGCCTTCCGCCGAAGAGCACGACGCGCAGGCCGATGGCGTGCCCGAAGAAACCGAGCAGGACGAACCGGCAGAGTAG